ACGCGGATCGCCGCCTGGCAGCGCGCGGCGGCCACCGGCGCGGAGGCGGCGGCCACCCGCTCGGGCGGCGGCGCCGGCTCGTCCTACGCCGAGCGCGAACCGGCCACGGTGCGCGGCCGCAACGACACCCGGCCGGAGTTCATCCGCGGCGTCGGCTCGGGCCGGCACGAGTCCGGCTCGTTCACCGTCACCGGCACGCTCGCGTCCGAGGCGCCGGTGGCCGAGCCGCTGGCCCCGCCGGCCGAGGACGACGGCGCGATCCCGCTGGCCACCGAGACCGGCATCTCCGCGGCGCGGCGCGCGGTCACCACCAGCGGCACGATCGGCGACGGCCCGCACGGCTCGGCCGGGACCGGCACCGGTGACTTCGACTTCTACGAGCTGACCGGCCGCGCCGGCGAGGTGGTCACGGTGGACGTGGACACCCCGGGCGCGGTGCTGGACAGCTTCGCGGCGCTGTACGCGGCGGACGGCACGCTGCTCGGCGGCAACGACGACCAGGCGCCGCCGGCGGACTGGAGCAGCCGGTTCTCGATCGAGCTGCCCGCGGACGGGACGTACTACGTGGCGATCGGCGGCTGGACCGGGCCGCTGCTGCCGGCCGACCCGAACGACCCGGCCAGTGGGCCCGGCGCCGGCTCGGAGGGGCCGTACACGGTGCTGTTGCAGGTCGCGGCGGAGGACCACGACTCGTTCGCGGTCGACCTGGACAAGGGTGACGTGCTCGGGCTGAACGTGTCCGGTGGCGCGGCCCGGCTGGAGATCTACGACCCGAGCGGCACGCAGGTGTTCGGTTCGGTCGTGGACCTGTCGTTCATCGTGCCGCCGTCGTCGCCGCTGCCGAAGGGCGGCAACGCGGTCGCGGACCACATCGCGGCGGTGTCCGGCCGGCACCGGATCGTGATCGAGCGCGGCGCCGGGGCGTACACGGCGAACGCCGTGATCTCCCGCCCGGCGGCGGAGTCCGAGCCGCGGGGCACGAAGCAGACGCTGCTGATCGACACGAACGGCGCCACGATCGACCCGGCCATCTTCGACGCGGGCGCGACGCCGGGGGAGCGGCCGGTGACCGGCCTTCCCGCGTTCCTGCCGAACTGGGGGCTGACCGAGGCGGACCTGCCGCGGCTGCTCGACGTGGTCAAGCGCACGGTGAACGCGCAGCTGAACCAGGCCCGCCGGGACGCGCGGGTGGACGAGCTGGCGGTGCGCGTGGTGACGGACGCGGACGGCCCGGAGACCTGGGGCAGCCCGGACACCAGCCGGGTGATCATCGGCGGCACGATCGAGGAGCTGGAGATCCCCACGGTCGGGATCGCGCAGTCGATCGACCCGGGCAACTTCGCCCGGGAGGAGACCGCGATCGTGCTGCTGGACCTGCTCAGCGGCCCGGCCGGCGACCCGGTCTCGCTGAACACGTACCTCACGCCGGCCAGTGACCGGGTCGCGTTCGTCGGCCGGGTGCTGGGCACGCTGATCAGCCACGAGGCCGGGCACTACCTGGGCAACTGGCACCTGACCAGCGTCGACGACCAGCTGAACATCATGGACGAGGGCGGCGCCGACCCGGCGTTCTTCTTCGGCGTCGGCCCGGACAACGTCGGGGGCACCGCGGACGATGTCTTCGCCCGCTTCGGCCCCGGCCCGCTCAGCACGTTCGAGGGCTTCGACGGCACCGAGAACACCGCGGTGCGTACGGCCTGGGCGTTGGTCAAGCCCGGGCGGTGAAAGACCGCGCGGGGGTACGGGTTGCCGCCCGTACCCCCGCTGCGGTCAGCCCTTGACCGTCAGCAGCGGCCGTAGCTCCACCACCGGGGACGCGACGCCCGCGCCGCGCAGGCTGTCGACCACCGGTGCCACGTCCTTGTAGGCCCAGGGCGCCTCCTGCTTCAGGTCGCGGCGCCACGCGTCGATGATGTCTCGCCGCGCCAGCACCGCCGGGTCGCGGTGGTCGAGCGGCGTGACCACCCGGAAGTCGCGCAGGAACGCGTCGAGGTCCGCGTCGCTGCCCCGGGCCGCGGCGCCACGCGGCACCCGGCGGCCGGCTCCGTGGGCGGCGCTGCCGAGCGCACGTGGTTCGCCGAGCCCGCGCAGCAGATAGCTGGGCGCGCCCATCGAGCCCGGCACGATCACCGGTTCGCCCCACAACCGGTCCGGGTCGCCGGTGGGGCCGCCGGCCGGCGTGGCGCCCTTGCGGTGCAGCACGGTGCCGTCCGCGGCCGGGCGGAGCAGGTTGTGCGGCGCGTCGTAGATCAGCCGGGCGCCGACCTCACCGGCGACGTCGGCCAGCCCGGCGCGCAGCATCATGGCGAGGAAGAACCGGTTGCCGATCGCGAAGTTCGCCGCGTTCGCGAACGCGGTCAGGTAACGCGCCGGGTCGAGCAGCGGCAGGATCCCGTTGCGCGGCATCGGCACGCCGCGCGGCCAGGCGGCCCGTGCCGCGTCCCGGCCGATGGCGCCGGCCTGGTGGCCGAGCGACAGCGAGCCGCTGTGCACCATCAGCACCACCCGGCCCGGCGCGAGACCCCACGCGTGCGCGGCCGCCCCGTCGTGCACGGCGGAGACGTACTGGAGTTCCGCGAAGTGGTTCCCGCCGCCGACGCTGCCGATGATGCTGTCGTAGCTGACGCCGCCGCCACTGGAGATCCAGTCCTCGAACCCGGCCGCGGACGCCACCGGGAACCCGGTCGCGTGCAGCCGCCCGTCGAGCCCGGTCGTGTCGTCCGGCCGGACCTGCGCCCACGCCCCGCCGGGCGAGTCGGGAACGCCGTCGCCGAGGAGCCCGGGCAGCCCGTACCGCAGCAGTCCCGCGCGCTGTCCGGCGGTCAGGCCGATGCGCCGCCCGCCCTCGAAGAACAGGTGCCGCAGACGGCGTTCCAGCGCGTCCAGGTGCGGGCGGACCCGGTCGACGGTCAGCGCGGTCGCCTCGACGCGCATGCCGCAGTTGATGTCGTTGCCGACGGCCTGCGGCAGGAGCGCGCCGGCGGTCTGGATCACGGTGCCGATCGGGATGCCGGCGCCCTTGTGGAAGTCCGGTGTGCAGACCACCCGCTCGATCCGCGGTGCGGTCCCGGCGCCTGCCGTGGTCAGCGCGCGCAGCGTGCCGGCGGTCTCCAGCACGGTGAGCAGCTCGTCCACGGCCGCGGTCTCCAGCGGCACGTCGGGGCCGGCGCAGATCTCCACCGGCACGTCGTACGGGTTGGGCAGCGAGAGCCAGTTGTCGTCGAGCCGGACCAGTCGGGGGTCCGGCCGATGCACGAGGGGCATCGAGAAACCTTTCGCAGAACTGCTGACACGTGGGTACGGGGCATCGGCGCACGATGTCGGCCGTGCGCCGGTGCGTGGTGGTGCCTGACGGTTCAGCAGCCGCGAGGTCTTACGACCAGCATAGGAAAGGTGATCAAGTGATTTGTGACGCGGAAGCCGGGCCTCGGCTCCCGCGTCGAGCACGACGTCAGTTGGCGGGCCAGGAGAACTCGGCGACCCGGGAGGCGGCGATGGTGACCGTGCCGGCCTGCTCGGACTCGCCGCGCCAGACCGCGTAGCGGCCGGCCGGGAGGCTGGGGTAGACCGCGCAGTAGAGCTTGCCGTGGTTGATCAGGCGCTCGCGGACGGCCACGTGGGTGCGGGCCGCGGTGAGCGTGTCCAGCGGGCTGATCTCGATCTCCAGTCCCTGCTGCTCCGGTCCGGTGTAGATGACCAGCGCGCCGGTGTCCCGGCCGATGTCCAGCATGACGCTGCCGGTCTCGGAGGTGCCGTAGTTGTGGTGGTGGTGCGTGTGCATGGCGAGCGCTCCTCAGGACGGGTTGTTGAAGCCGTCGTACGGCAGACCGAGGTAGGGGAAGTGGCCGAGGAACCCGGCGGTGACGTCGGCCGCGGTGATGCCCTGCTCCAGCAGCGCGGTCGCCTCGTCCGGCGTGAAGTCCTTGTCGATCAGCGGGAACGTGGCGCCCGCGACCGCCCGCAGCGCGATGCCGACCACGTCGTCCTCGGGGCGGCGACCGTTCGGCCAGCCGGCCGCGTCGCCGGCGACCAGGCCGAACGCGTTCGGCTCCGCGGCCGGCGGGATCGCGGTGTTGAGGCGCAGCAGGTCGGCCTGGGTCTCGCCGGTGAAGTTCTGGAAGCCGTCGATGATGCCCTCCGGGATGCCGGTGAGCAGGATCGCGAGCAGGTCCGCCCGGTCGGTCTTGTCCGCGACCAGCTTCTCCAGGTTCGGGAAGACGTCCGGGTAGAGCACCGGCAGCAGCGTCGCCAGTTCGGGCCGGGCCACGAACTCGGCGAACCGCTTGTCCTCCTTCGGCTCCAGCGCGTTGAACTGGTCCTTCTGCGCCATCGGCACGATGACCTCGTTGAACAGCGGGTTGCCGAGCCGGGAGACCTGCACGGTCGGGCCGAGGTCCAGGTCGTTGCCCTTGTTGCCGTGCAGCACCCGGACCTGGCGGCGGCTGGCCGTGGTCCACACGCCGATCGTCGCCTCGGCGTCGGTGTACTCGTACTTCTTGCCGCCCTTGGTCACCGACGTGATCGGCAGCTGCAGCGCGATGCTGTGCACGTTCGTCTTGTCGAGCGTGTTCACGCCGTCGCCGGCCGCGTCGAAGATGTTCTTGCCGGTCACGTGCAGGTTCTGGAACGGCCGCAGCGTGCCCAGGTCGAAGATCGCGCCGAGGTCGACGAAGAAGCCGTCCGCGCGCTGCCCGGCGAAGACGCGTGCGCCGCCCTCGAGCTTGTAGACCGCGTCCTTGGCGAGCTTGGCGTAGTCCGGCGTGGACGACGGGCCGATGTTGCACGGCGGGCACGGGATGTCCTTGCCCAGCACGGTGGCCTTGCCGTGCATGTCGACGCAGGTGACCGTGTAGAACTGCTGGCGGTTCCAGTCCGGGTCGTCCAGCGACTCGATCGGCCCGGTGTTGTAGAGGAACGTCTTGTCGTTGTTGATGACGGTCCGGAACCGGAACTGATAGGTGAGGTCCGCCTGCGCGTCACCGTTGTTGTCGATGTGAATCTCGTAGAGCACGTCGTCGCCGAACTCGAAGAAGTTCGGTCCGCCGGACGGGACCTGGAGCGGCAGATAGTTCGCGATGATCGTCACGGTGTCCGGCTTGTCCGGGCTGACGAACGCGTAAAGGTCGGTGCTGTCGGCGACCGGGTCCTTCGAGATCTCGGGGGCCTCGCGGTGCGAAGACATGCTGGTTACCTCTTCGAGTCGGGAGAAGGGCGAGGGAAGGGAGAGCTACTGCTTTTTCTTGGCCGCGTTGACCAGGTCGGACGCGAGACCCTTGTCCTTGACCTCGATCACCCGCTCGCCGACGAAGATGCTGAGCAGTCCTTCGCGCGCATTGACCACCTGGACGACGATCGCGTCGTCGGACTCGGCGCCGTTCCCCTGCGCGGCGGCGAATCCGGCCACGGCGGCCGTACCGATTCCGACCGTCGCGGTGCCGGCACCGATGAGCACCTTGCGGCGCGACACCGCGGGCCGCGAGCTGTTTCGAAACATCGTCATTCCTTCTTTCCGCCGCCGCCTTCCGGAAAGGAGCGGCGGTGTGTCGGGTGATTCAGCGAGGCGCCCATGAGTACGCGACCGGGAGCCGCGATGGTTCGACCGGTTTTCGGCGTGATCCACATACGCACAGCTCACGCACAGTTTGTGACCTATGTCACGTGTAATTGCGGGTGAACGGACCCATCCACGCCGCCCGCGGCTCCGGATGTCCCTGTGTGGAAGTCTCTGCCCGGGTGCCGGAACGGCCCGGGAATCCACCCGCCGGACGAGAGGAACTCCGGTCTACCCGCGCCGGGGGCGGCATGGCAAGGTAACCGGGGTGGAGCAGTTTGTAGTCAGCCGGTGTGCGTGTTGCGGGTACCGAACCGGGGGCGGTACG
This genomic window from Catenuloplanes niger contains:
- a CDS encoding DUF4331 domain-containing protein: MSSHREAPEISKDPVADSTDLYAFVSPDKPDTVTIIANYLPLQVPSGGPNFFEFGDDVLYEIHIDNNGDAQADLTYQFRFRTVINNDKTFLYNTGPIESLDDPDWNRQQFYTVTCVDMHGKATVLGKDIPCPPCNIGPSSTPDYAKLAKDAVYKLEGGARVFAGQRADGFFVDLGAIFDLGTLRPFQNLHVTGKNIFDAAGDGVNTLDKTNVHSIALQLPITSVTKGGKKYEYTDAEATIGVWTTASRRQVRVLHGNKGNDLDLGPTVQVSRLGNPLFNEVIVPMAQKDQFNALEPKEDKRFAEFVARPELATLLPVLYPDVFPNLEKLVADKTDRADLLAILLTGIPEGIIDGFQNFTGETQADLLRLNTAIPPAAEPNAFGLVAGDAAGWPNGRRPEDDVVGIALRAVAGATFPLIDKDFTPDEATALLEQGITAADVTAGFLGHFPYLGLPYDGFNNPS
- a CDS encoding phospholipase; the protein is MHTHHHHNYGTSETGSVMLDIGRDTGALVIYTGPEQQGLEIEISPLDTLTAARTHVAVRERLINHGKLYCAVYPSLPAGRYAVWRGESEQAGTVTIAASRVAEFSWPAN
- a CDS encoding PPC domain-containing protein; this translates as MNVRTTLRRTAPSLLVVALAVTVGAPAPAQAEAPVAARAEAPDRAKLKGLTATGANPYLSFGAPDAPGARGAAPGMTFGLDGRLTTTRIAAWQRAAATGAEAAATRSGGGAGSSYAEREPATVRGRNDTRPEFIRGVGSGRHESGSFTVTGTLASEAPVAEPLAPPAEDDGAIPLATETGISAARRAVTTSGTIGDGPHGSAGTGTGDFDFYELTGRAGEVVTVDVDTPGAVLDSFAALYAADGTLLGGNDDQAPPADWSSRFSIELPADGTYYVAIGGWTGPLLPADPNDPASGPGAGSEGPYTVLLQVAAEDHDSFAVDLDKGDVLGLNVSGGAARLEIYDPSGTQVFGSVVDLSFIVPPSSPLPKGGNAVADHIAAVSGRHRIVIERGAGAYTANAVISRPAAESEPRGTKQTLLIDTNGATIDPAIFDAGATPGERPVTGLPAFLPNWGLTEADLPRLLDVVKRTVNAQLNQARRDARVDELAVRVVTDADGPETWGSPDTSRVIIGGTIEELEIPTVGIAQSIDPGNFAREETAIVLLDLLSGPAGDPVSLNTYLTPASDRVAFVGRVLGTLISHEAGHYLGNWHLTSVDDQLNIMDEGGADPAFFFGVGPDNVGGTADDVFARFGPGPLSTFEGFDGTENTAVRTAWALVKPGR
- a CDS encoding RtcB family protein — its product is MPLVHRPDPRLVRLDDNWLSLPNPYDVPVEICAGPDVPLETAAVDELLTVLETAGTLRALTTAGAGTAPRIERVVCTPDFHKGAGIPIGTVIQTAGALLPQAVGNDINCGMRVEATALTVDRVRPHLDALERRLRHLFFEGGRRIGLTAGQRAGLLRYGLPGLLGDGVPDSPGGAWAQVRPDDTTGLDGRLHATGFPVASAAGFEDWISSGGGVSYDSIIGSVGGGNHFAELQYVSAVHDGAAAHAWGLAPGRVVLMVHSGSLSLGHQAGAIGRDAARAAWPRGVPMPRNGILPLLDPARYLTAFANAANFAIGNRFFLAMMLRAGLADVAGEVGARLIYDAPHNLLRPAADGTVLHRKGATPAGGPTGDPDRLWGEPVIVPGSMGAPSYLLRGLGEPRALGSAAHGAGRRVPRGAAARGSDADLDAFLRDFRVVTPLDHRDPAVLARRDIIDAWRRDLKQEAPWAYKDVAPVVDSLRGAGVASPVVELRPLLTVKG